One segment of Triticum aestivum cultivar Chinese Spring chromosome 2A, IWGSC CS RefSeq v2.1, whole genome shotgun sequence DNA contains the following:
- the LOC123187954 gene encoding protein ANTI-SILENCING 1, whose protein sequence is MGESNENIQFSWGKKRAKGGAKMDTQFYGSFTFDNVKYSLYDCVYLFKNGESEPYIGKIVKIWQQNEAKKVKILWFFTPDEIRNYLRGSVAENEIFLASGDGTGLADINPLESIAGKCTVVCISKDERNRQPTPKEQTVADYIFYRFFDVGNCTLSEQVPEKIAGLEVNVLLNPKDEQVICYPDQDAQGMDQKVGAGLVAPLPQSAAKMEDEIPVAPLPQSAAKMEDEIPVAAVPLSQSVAISLPPSVKEVDKAQVAAVPLPLAVEEDVPKPTQKVFKRTQSTQKVLSDKMPSKKLKLSQDLTTKNMPSKKLKLSQDLTTQSMAPVPDVKVRSVPLAQLPTRQADRSKWFKPQPWHEKLAQADKEGRLVYIQNLDIRFGASEIVELIREALQLSCTAKPINHPTYDDPNNGKAYVVFNSRNIADEAVMKINSGLVVGGRPLYCSKGLLKVPKPASGALVGHLTISNQKMNPRQREEQKKAVSTSHCSQPNTIEYDLALDWMLVREKQAMKFSILHKRHAGERKSFALRWRSK, encoded by the exons ATGGGTGAAAGTAACGAGAATATCCAGTTTTCCTGGGGAAAGAAGAGAGCAAAAGGTGGTGCCAAGATGGATACACAGTTCTATGGTTCCTTCACATTTGACAATGTGAAGTACTCACTGTATGACTGTGTGTATCTTTTTAAAAATGGTGAATCTGAACCATACATTGGAAAGATAGTAAAGATATGGCAGCAAAATGAAGCTAAGAAAGTAAAGATTCTTTGGTTTTTCACCCCGGATGAGATCAGAAATTATTTAAGAGGCTCCGTGGCGGAGAATGAGATATTTCTTGCTTCTGGTGATGGCACTGGCCTTGCCGATATCAACCCACTG GAATCTATTGCTGGTAAATGCACTGTTGTTTGCATTTCAAAGGATGAAAGGAATCGCCAGCCTACCCCAAAGGAACAAACGGTCGCTGATTATATCTTCTATAGGTTTTTTGATGTTGGAAACTGCACACTTTCTGAGCAAGTACCTGAGAAAATTGCAGGGCTGGAAG TCAACGTGCTGCTTAATCCTAAAGATGAGCAAGTTATATGTTACCCGGATCAGGATGCGCAAGGCATGGATCAGAAGGTGGGTGCAGGTCTGGTCGCACCCCTTCCGCAATCAGCGGCTAAGATGGAGGATGAAATTCCTGTTGCACCCCTTCCGCAATCAGCTGCTAAGATGGAGGATGAAATTCCTGTTGCTGCAGTTCCCCTTTCCCAGTCAGTGGCCATTTCTCTTCCCCCATCAGTCAAAGAGGTGGATAAAGCTCAGGTTGCTGCTGTTCCTCTTCCCCTAGCAGTTGAGGAGGATGTTCCCAAAcccacacaaaaagttttcaaacGTACACAGAGTACACAGAAAGTTCTCTCTGATAAGATGCCTTCAAAGAAATTGAAATTATCTCAAGATCTTACAACGAAGAATATGCCTTCAAAGAAGTTGAAACTATCTCAAGATCTTACAACGCAAAGTATGGCCCCAGTTCCTGACGTGAAAGTTCGCTCTGTTCCTTTGGCGCAACTACCAACAAGGCAGGCT GACAGAAGCAAATGGTTCAAACCACAG CCCTGGCATGAAAAACTAGCACAAGCTGATAAGGAGGGGAGGCTGGTGTATATTCAGAATCTTGACATACGGTTTGGAGCTTCTGAAATAGTG GAACTTATTCGTGAGGCACTACAACTATCTTGTACTGCTAAGCCTATTAACCACCCGACCTACGATGATCCTAACAATG GAAAAGCATATGTTGTATTCAATTCCAGAAATATTGCTGATGAAGCTGTTATGAAAATCAATTCAGGCTTGGTTGTGGGTGGAAG ACCCCTTTACTGCAGCAAAGGGTTACTTAAGGTCCCAAAACCAGCTTCAGGAGCTCTGGTTGGGCACTTAACCATCAGTAATCAGAAAATGAACCCAAGACAACGAGAAGAGCAG AAGAAGGCTGTGTCGACATCACATTGTTCTCAACCCAACACAATAGAATATGACCTGGCCTTGGACTGGATGCTTGTCCGAGAAAAGCAAGCAATGAAGTTCAGTATACTTCATAAG AGGCACGCGGGTGAGAGGAAGTCGTTTGCTCTAAGATGGCGCAGTAAGTAG